A section of the Pseudomonas tritici genome encodes:
- the dxs gene encoding 1-deoxy-D-xylulose-5-phosphate synthase, with product MPTTFQEIPRKRPSTPLLDRAATPDGLRRLGEAELETLADELRLELLYTVGQTGGHFGAGLGVIELTIALHYVFDTPDDRLVWDVGHQAYPHKILTGRREQMGTLRQKDGVAAFPRRSESEYDTFGVGHSSTSISAALGMAIAARLQGSDRKAIAVIGDGALTAGMAFEALNHAPEVDANMLVILNDNDMSISRNVGGLSNYLAKILSSRTYASMREGSKKVLSRLPGAWEIARRTEEYAKGMLVPGTLFEELGWNYIGPIDGHDLPTLIATLRNMRDLKGPQFLHIVTKKGKGFAPAEVDPIGYHAITKLEPLDAPAAAPKKASGPKYSGVFGEWLCDMAAADPRLVGITPAMKEGSDLVAFSERFPLRYFDVAIAEQHAVTFAAGMACEGAKPVVAIYSTFLQRGYDQLVHDVAVQNLDVLFAIDRAGLVGEDGPTHAGSFDLSYLRCIPGMLVMTPSDENELRKMLSTGHLYNGPAAVRYPRGNGPNAVIEKDLEPIEIGKSIVRRQGSKTAFLVFGVQLAEALKVAEKIDATVVDMRFVKPLDEALVREIAGSHELLVTVEENAIMGGAGAAVSEFLARENILKSVLHLGLPDVYVEHAKPAQMLAECGLDEAGIEASVRERMALLNL from the coding sequence ATGCCCACGACGTTTCAAGAGATTCCCCGCAAGCGCCCGTCCACGCCCCTGCTCGACCGTGCTGCCACGCCGGACGGCCTGCGTCGGTTGGGTGAAGCCGAGCTGGAAACCCTGGCCGATGAGTTGCGCCTGGAATTGCTCTACACGGTCGGCCAGACCGGTGGGCATTTTGGTGCTGGCCTGGGCGTCATCGAGCTGACCATCGCCCTGCACTACGTGTTCGACACCCCGGACGACCGGCTGGTGTGGGACGTGGGCCATCAGGCGTATCCGCATAAAATCCTTACGGGGCGCCGCGAGCAAATGGGCACCCTGCGCCAGAAGGACGGCGTTGCTGCCTTCCCGCGTCGCTCCGAGAGCGAGTACGACACCTTTGGCGTCGGCCATTCCAGCACCTCCATCAGTGCAGCGCTGGGCATGGCGATTGCCGCCCGTCTGCAAGGCAGCGATCGCAAGGCGATTGCCGTGATTGGTGATGGCGCGCTGACTGCCGGCATGGCCTTCGAAGCGCTGAACCATGCGCCGGAAGTGGACGCCAACATGCTGGTGATCCTCAACGACAACGACATGTCGATCTCGCGCAATGTCGGTGGCCTGTCCAACTACCTGGCAAAAATCCTCTCCAGCCGCACTTACGCCAGCATGCGCGAAGGCAGCAAGAAGGTGCTCTCGCGCCTGCCCGGCGCGTGGGAAATTGCCCGGCGCACCGAAGAATACGCCAAGGGCATGCTGGTGCCTGGCACCCTGTTTGAAGAGCTGGGCTGGAACTACATCGGCCCTATCGACGGCCACGACCTGCCGACCCTGATTGCCACGCTGCGCAACATGCGTGACCTCAAGGGCCCGCAGTTCCTGCACATCGTCACCAAGAAAGGCAAAGGCTTTGCCCCGGCAGAAGTCGACCCGATCGGCTATCACGCAATCACCAAGCTGGAACCGCTGGACGCCCCCGCCGCTGCGCCGAAAAAAGCCAGCGGGCCTAAGTATTCCGGTGTGTTTGGCGAATGGCTGTGCGACATGGCCGCCGCCGACCCGCGCCTGGTGGGCATTACTCCGGCGATGAAGGAAGGCTCCGACCTGGTGGCGTTCAGCGAACGTTTCCCGCTGCGCTACTTTGACGTGGCGATTGCCGAGCAGCACGCAGTTACATTCGCCGCCGGCATGGCCTGTGAAGGCGCCAAGCCGGTAGTAGCGATCTACTCGACGTTCCTGCAACGCGGTTACGACCAGTTGGTGCATGACGTAGCGGTGCAAAACCTAGACGTGCTGTTTGCCATCGACCGCGCCGGTTTGGTCGGCGAAGACGGCCCGACCCACGCGGGCAGCTTCGACTTGTCCTACTTGCGCTGCATCCCCGGCATGCTGGTGATGACGCCGAGCGACGAAAACGAATTGCGCAAGATGCTCAGCACCGGCCATCTGTACAACGGCCCGGCGGCCGTGCGCTACCCTCGCGGCAATGGCCCGAATGCCGTGATCGAAAAAGACCTGGAGCCGATCGAGATCGGCAAAAGCATCGTGCGTCGCCAGGGCAGCAAGACCGCGTTCCTAGTGTTTGGCGTGCAGCTGGCCGAGGCCCTGAAAGTCGCCGAGAAGATCGACGCGACCGTGGTCGACATGCGTTTCGTCAAACCACTGGATGAAGCCTTGGTGCGCGAGATCGCCGGTAGCCACGAGCTGCTGGTGACCGTCGAAGAAAACGCCATCATGGGCGGCGCCGGTGCGGCGGTCAGCGAGTTCCTGGCACGGGAGAATATCCTCAAGTCAGTGCTGCACCTGGGCTTGCCGGATGTGTACGTCGAACACGCCAAGCCGGCGCAGATGCTGGCGGAGTGCGGGTTGGATGAGGCCGGGATTGAGGCTTCGGTGCGCGAGCGCATGGCACTCCTGAACCTGTAA
- the ribA gene encoding GTP cyclohydrolase II, with translation MPIVFVAASKLPTPFATFTMSGFLEEATGREHVVLSLGDIADGAPVLGRVHSECLTGDALFSQRCDCGSQLEAAMRAIAREGRGVLLYLRQEGRGIGLMNKIRAYELQDGGADTVEANERLGFAADQRDYAICLPMLEYLGVKSLRLMTNNPRKVKALTEMGITVAERVPLHTGHNPHNKLYLATKASKLDHMMGNEHQGEVDRA, from the coding sequence GTGCCCATCGTTTTCGTCGCCGCTTCCAAGCTGCCTACCCCTTTTGCCACGTTCACCATGAGCGGCTTTCTTGAAGAAGCCACCGGGCGCGAGCACGTTGTGCTTAGCCTGGGCGATATCGCGGATGGCGCGCCGGTGCTTGGGCGTGTGCACTCCGAATGCCTGACCGGCGATGCACTGTTCAGCCAGCGTTGCGACTGCGGTTCGCAACTTGAAGCGGCTATGCGAGCTATCGCGCGCGAAGGCCGTGGCGTGCTGCTGTACTTGCGTCAGGAAGGCCGCGGCATTGGCCTGATGAACAAGATCCGCGCCTACGAGCTGCAAGATGGCGGTGCCGATACCGTGGAGGCCAACGAGCGCCTGGGCTTCGCCGCCGATCAGCGTGACTACGCGATCTGCCTGCCGATGTTGGAGTATCTGGGCGTCAAATCCCTGCGCCTGATGACCAATAACCCGCGCAAGGTCAAAGCCTTGACCGAAATGGGCATCACCGTTGCCGAGCGCGTGCCGTTGCACACCGGGCACAACCCGCATAACAAGCTCTACCTGGCCACCAAGGCCAGCAAGCTCGACCACATGATGGGCAACGAGCACCAGGGCGAGGTCGACCGCGCGTGA
- the ribBA gene encoding bifunctional 3,4-dihydroxy-2-butanone-4-phosphate synthase/GTP cyclohydrolase II, with translation MALNSIEELVEDIRQGKMVILMDDEDRENEGDIIMAAEACQAEHINFMAKHARGLICMPMSRERCELLKLPLMAPRNGSGFGTKFTVSIEATTGVTTGISAADRARTVQAAAAKDAKAEDIVSPGHIFPLMAQPGGTLARAGHTEAACDLARMAGFEPSGVICEVMNDDGTMARRAELEAFAAEHNIKVGTIADLIHYRMIHERTVQRIAEQPLDSELGQFNLVTYRDSVEGDVHMALTLGTICADEPTLVRVHNMDPLRDLLMVKQPGRWSLRAAMAAVSEAGSGVVLLLGNPVDGDVLLAHIRETADHVAVKKPTTYSIVGAGSQILRDLGVRKMRLMSAPMKFNAISGFDLEVVEYVPSE, from the coding sequence GTGGCGCTCAATAGCATCGAAGAACTGGTTGAAGACATCCGCCAAGGCAAGATGGTCATCCTGATGGATGACGAAGACCGCGAGAACGAAGGCGACATCATCATGGCCGCCGAGGCCTGCCAGGCTGAGCACATCAACTTCATGGCCAAGCACGCCCGCGGGCTGATCTGCATGCCCATGAGCCGCGAGCGCTGCGAGTTGCTCAAGCTGCCATTAATGGCGCCGCGCAACGGTTCGGGTTTTGGCACCAAGTTCACCGTATCGATTGAAGCTACCACGGGCGTCACCACCGGGATTTCCGCCGCTGACCGCGCGCGCACCGTACAAGCTGCCGCCGCGAAAGACGCCAAGGCCGAAGACATTGTCAGCCCAGGTCACATCTTCCCACTGATGGCCCAACCGGGTGGCACCCTGGCTCGCGCCGGTCATACTGAAGCCGCCTGCGACCTGGCGCGCATGGCCGGTTTCGAGCCGAGCGGGGTGATCTGCGAAGTGATGAACGACGACGGCACCATGGCCCGTCGTGCTGAACTGGAAGCCTTTGCCGCCGAACACAACATCAAGGTCGGCACCATTGCCGACCTGATTCACTACCGGATGATCCACGAACGTACCGTTCAGCGGATTGCCGAGCAGCCACTGGACAGCGAACTGGGCCAATTCAATTTGGTGACCTACCGTGATTCAGTGGAAGGCGACGTGCACATGGCCCTGACCCTGGGCACCATCTGTGCAGACGAACCAACCTTGGTGCGCGTGCACAACATGGACCCGCTGCGTGACCTGCTGATGGTCAAGCAACCGGGCCGTTGGAGCCTGCGCGCCGCCATGGCTGCGGTCTCCGAGGCGGGTAGCGGTGTGGTGTTGTTGCTGGGTAATCCGGTCGACGGCGATGTATTGCTGGCGCATATCCGCGAAACGGCTGACCACGTGGCGGTGAAAAAACCGACCACCTATAGCATCGTCGGTGCCGGTTCGCAGATCCTGCGTGATCTGGGCGTGCGCAAAATGCGCTTGATGAGTGCACCCATGAAATTTAATGCGATATCCGGTTTCGACCTGGAAGTAGTAGAATACGTGCCCTCCGAATAA
- the ribH gene encoding 6,7-dimethyl-8-ribityllumazine synthase has product MTLKTIEGTFIAPKGRYALVVGRFNSFVVESLVSGAVDALVRHGVSESDITLIRAPGAFEIPLVAQKVAQQGEYAAIIALGAVIRGGTPHFEYVAGECTKGLAQVSMEFGVPVAFGVLTVDSIEQAIERSGTKAGNKGAEAALSALEMVSLLSQLEAK; this is encoded by the coding sequence ATGACCCTGAAGACCATCGAAGGTACCTTCATCGCCCCCAAAGGCCGCTACGCCCTGGTAGTTGGCCGCTTCAACAGCTTCGTGGTTGAAAGCCTGGTGAGCGGTGCCGTGGACGCCCTGGTTCGCCACGGTGTGAGCGAAAGCGATATCACCCTTATCCGTGCCCCTGGCGCCTTCGAAATTCCACTGGTTGCGCAAAAAGTTGCTCAACAGGGTGAATACGCGGCCATCATCGCCCTGGGCGCGGTCATTCGTGGCGGTACTCCGCACTTCGAATACGTGGCTGGCGAATGCACCAAGGGCCTGGCCCAGGTGTCCATGGAGTTCGGCGTGCCGGTCGCCTTCGGCGTACTGACCGTTGATTCCATCGAGCAAGCCATCGAGCGTTCCGGCACCAAGGCCGGTAACAAAGGCGCTGAAGCTGCCCTGTCCGCCCTGGAAATGGTCAGCCTGCTGTCGCAGTTGGAGGCCAAGTGA
- a CDS encoding TonB-dependent receptor domain-containing protein → MKRLRYALPLFLLPATDLLADSRDDALKLPNVVISANRQVQARNDSSAANSVFTRDDIDRLQPTSLTDLLSRVPGVQIAPTGGRGSLPGIYMRGTKSAQSLVLVDGQRIANTTSGDSGLQYLNVDQIERVEVLRGSRSVIYGSDAIGGVIQVFTRRNTEQGLQPRLKLGFGSNQTWERSLGLSGGDEHTRFNLGASLDETAGINSTHTSFPSDGDHDAYRNQSLSLNLSHSFSDELEAGFNLLDNRGKSEYDNSFGRYDVATGQTLGQKPYTDYAVSSASGYVDARLNERWQSRLELGHSENRDTKRDTLSDDFSVFNTYRDSVNWQNDLTLNDQNSLILGGDWYEDRFHGSTTFTENSRWNRAAFVQHRFHGEWFSTELGIRRDQNQQFGGQNSWSGTVTVPVNPDNDVLLSYSEGFRAPTFNDLYYPDTKYSNPNLQPETSKSYELQWRSQLSDSTRLEASLYRTDLSDAIILDSNSKPQNVASTRIDGVEAALKQELFGWQGNLGLAVIDPRDRDSGHTLARRARRTLSLDLDRQFDKLGVGASWQAISSSYDDEDNTHRLGGYALLGLRSSWALNREVALSLKVDNLLDKSYARARYSYNDPGFLNNQDYREEGRVWMVGVTWTPEI, encoded by the coding sequence ATGAAACGCCTTCGCTATGCCTTGCCCCTTTTCCTTCTGCCTGCCACCGACCTGCTCGCAGACAGCCGCGACGACGCCCTGAAACTCCCCAACGTCGTCATCAGCGCCAACCGCCAGGTGCAGGCGCGCAACGACAGCAGCGCCGCCAACAGCGTGTTTACCCGCGATGACATCGATCGCCTGCAACCCACCAGCCTCACCGACCTGCTCAGCCGCGTTCCTGGCGTGCAAATAGCACCGACTGGCGGCCGCGGCAGCCTGCCCGGCATCTATATGCGTGGCACCAAATCCGCACAGAGCCTGGTGCTGGTGGACGGTCAGCGCATCGCCAATACCACCTCCGGTGACAGCGGCTTGCAGTACCTGAACGTCGACCAGATTGAACGGGTGGAAGTGCTGCGCGGTTCACGCTCAGTGATCTACGGCAGCGATGCCATTGGCGGGGTGATCCAGGTGTTTACCCGGCGTAATACCGAGCAAGGCCTGCAACCACGCCTCAAGCTCGGTTTCGGCAGCAACCAGACCTGGGAGCGTAGCCTTGGCCTGTCCGGCGGTGATGAGCACACCCGTTTCAACCTCGGCGCGAGCCTGGATGAAACCGCGGGCATCAACTCGACGCACACGTCATTCCCAAGCGATGGCGACCACGACGCCTACCGCAACCAGTCACTCAGCCTGAACCTGAGCCATTCCTTCAGCGATGAGCTAGAGGCCGGTTTCAACCTGTTGGATAACCGTGGCAAATCGGAGTACGACAACAGCTTCGGCCGCTACGACGTCGCCACCGGGCAAACGCTTGGGCAAAAGCCCTACACCGACTACGCGGTGAGCAGCGCCAGCGGCTATGTCGATGCCAGGCTCAACGAGCGCTGGCAATCGCGCCTGGAGCTGGGCCATAGCGAGAACCGCGACACCAAGCGCGACACCCTCAGCGATGACTTCAGCGTGTTCAACACGTACCGCGACTCGGTCAACTGGCAGAACGACCTGACGCTGAATGACCAGAACAGCCTGATTCTCGGCGGCGACTGGTACGAAGACCGCTTCCACGGCTCCACCACCTTTACCGAAAACAGCCGCTGGAACCGTGCAGCTTTTGTGCAACATCGGTTCCACGGCGAATGGTTTTCCACCGAGTTGGGGATACGGCGCGACCAGAACCAGCAATTTGGCGGGCAGAACAGCTGGAGCGGCACCGTCACCGTGCCGGTCAACCCCGACAACGACGTGCTGCTGAGCTACAGCGAAGGCTTTCGTGCGCCGACCTTCAACGACCTGTATTACCCGGATACGAAGTACAGCAACCCCAACCTGCAGCCCGAAACCTCGAAAAGCTACGAGCTGCAATGGCGCAGCCAGTTGAGCGACAGCACGCGCCTGGAGGCCTCGCTGTACCGCACCGACTTGAGCGACGCGATCATTCTCGACAGTAACAGCAAGCCCCAAAACGTGGCGTCGACGCGCATCGATGGCGTTGAGGCCGCGCTGAAGCAAGAGCTGTTTGGGTGGCAGGGCAACCTGGGGCTTGCGGTCATCGACCCGCGCGACCGTGACAGCGGCCACACCCTGGCCCGACGGGCGCGGCGTACGTTGAGCCTGGATCTGGATCGGCAGTTCGACAAACTGGGGGTAGGTGCCAGTTGGCAGGCCATCAGCAGCAGCTATGACGATGAAGACAACACACACCGCCTTGGCGGGTATGCCTTGCTGGGATTGCGCAGCAGTTGGGCGTTGAATCGGGAAGTGGCGTTGTCGCTGAAGGTCGATAATCTGTTGGACAAGTCGTATGCACGGGCGCGTTACAGCTATAACGACCCGGGGTTCTTGAACAATCAGGATTACCGTGAAGAAGGCCGGGTGTGGATGGTTGGGGTTACCTGGACACCTGAGATCTGA
- the thiL gene encoding thiamine-phosphate kinase, which produces MGEFELIRNYFAAAPCAQGGEGIALGIGDDCALLALPAGEQLAISTDTLVAGVHFSDPCDPFLLGQRSLAVAVSDLAAMGANPLAFTLALTTPTVDADWLQPYALGLNLMAQRCGVGLVGGDTTRGPLSLTLTVFGRVPAGQALTRSGARPGDLLCVGGELGNAAGALPLVLGQRSADAAIAEPLLAHYWSPQPQLALGLALRGKATSAMDISDGLLADCGHIAKASSVSLLIERQQLPLSGALLAFVGDDQARVAALSGGDDYVLAFTLPSAELAPLQAAGWPIHVIGRVEAGQGVTLLDANGQDITPAIRGYQHFRETRE; this is translated from the coding sequence GTGGGCGAGTTTGAGCTGATCCGCAACTACTTCGCCGCCGCGCCTTGTGCGCAAGGCGGCGAAGGCATTGCCTTGGGGATCGGCGACGACTGCGCTTTGCTGGCGCTCCCTGCCGGGGAGCAACTGGCAATTTCTACCGATACATTGGTGGCCGGGGTGCACTTTTCGGACCCCTGCGACCCCTTCCTGCTCGGCCAACGCTCGTTGGCGGTGGCGGTGAGCGACCTGGCTGCCATGGGCGCCAACCCCCTCGCGTTTACCCTTGCCCTTACCACGCCGACGGTTGATGCCGATTGGCTGCAACCCTATGCCCTGGGTTTGAACCTCATGGCGCAACGCTGCGGCGTGGGCCTGGTGGGCGGCGATACCACACGCGGGCCCCTCAGCCTGACCCTGACCGTGTTTGGTCGTGTGCCGGCCGGGCAAGCCTTGACCCGCAGCGGTGCGCGGCCGGGTGACCTGCTGTGTGTCGGCGGCGAGCTGGGTAATGCCGCCGGGGCCTTGCCGCTGGTGTTGGGGCAGCGCAGCGCTGACGCGGCCATCGCCGAGCCGTTGCTGGCGCATTACTGGTCGCCACAACCGCAGTTGGCCTTGGGCCTGGCACTGCGCGGCAAGGCGACGTCCGCGATGGATATTTCCGACGGGCTTCTGGCCGATTGCGGGCATATCGCCAAGGCTTCGTCTGTCAGCCTGCTGATCGAGCGTCAACAGTTGCCCTTGTCCGGGGCGCTGCTGGCGTTTGTCGGCGATGACCAGGCACGCGTGGCGGCGTTGAGCGGGGGCGACGACTACGTGCTGGCGTTTACCCTGCCATCCGCCGAATTGGCGCCGCTGCAGGCCGCCGGCTGGCCGATCCATGTGATCGGCCGAGTCGAGGCGGGACAGGGCGTGACGCTGCTCGACGCTAACGGACAGGACATCACCCCCGCCATCCGTGGCTATCAACACTTTCGCGAGACGCGTGAATAG
- a CDS encoding riboflavin synthase — protein sequence MFTGIIESIGSIRAMTPKGGDVRLLVETGKLDLGDVKLGDSIAVSGVCLTVIELPGNGFAADVSRETLDCTAMNDLKAGSPVNLEKALTPTTRLGGHLVSGHVDGVGEVVARSENARAVEFRIRAPKELAKYIAHKGSITVDGTSLTVNAVNGAEFELTIIPHTLSETIMASYQPGRRVNLEVDLLARYLERLLLGDKAAEPAASNITESFLAANGYLKS from the coding sequence ATGTTCACCGGCATTATCGAATCCATCGGCAGCATCCGTGCAATGACCCCCAAAGGCGGCGATGTACGCCTGCTGGTTGAAACCGGCAAGCTCGACCTGGGCGACGTCAAGCTGGGCGACAGTATCGCCGTCAGTGGCGTGTGCCTGACCGTCATCGAGCTGCCGGGCAATGGCTTCGCCGCCGACGTCAGCCGGGAAACCCTGGACTGCACCGCGATGAATGACCTTAAGGCCGGCAGCCCGGTCAACCTGGAAAAAGCCCTGACGCCGACCACCCGCCTTGGCGGCCACCTGGTCAGCGGCCACGTCGACGGCGTCGGCGAAGTCGTGGCGCGCAGCGAAAACGCGCGGGCCGTGGAGTTTCGCATCCGCGCGCCCAAAGAGTTGGCCAAATACATTGCCCACAAAGGCTCGATCACCGTCGATGGCACCAGCCTGACCGTGAACGCCGTGAACGGCGCCGAATTTGAACTGACCATTATTCCCCACACCCTGAGCGAAACCATCATGGCGTCGTACCAGCCGGGTCGCCGGGTTAACCTTGAAGTCGACTTGCTTGCCCGTTATCTGGAGCGCCTATTGCTGGGCGACAAGGCCGCAGAGCCTGCTGCCAGTAACATCACCGAAAGTTTTCTGGCCGCTAATGGCTACCTGAAATCCTGA
- the ribD gene encoding bifunctional diaminohydroxyphosphoribosylaminopyrimidine deaminase/5-amino-6-(5-phosphoribosylamino)uracil reductase RibD encodes MNPPSAEQAVLDAHYMARALELARNGLYTTHPNPRVGCVIVRDGQIVGEGWHVRTGEPHAEVHALRAAGNKARGATAYVTLEPCSHYGHTPPCADALVSAGLARVVAAMQDPNPEVAGRGMQRLAQAGIEVRSGVLEGEARALNKGFLKRMEHGLPFVRVKLAMSLDGRTAMASGESQWITGPAARAAVQRLRAEASVVLTGADTVLADGARLTVRAAELGLDEATTALAMSRPPLRVLIDGRLRVPLNAPFFKAGPALVITCVTAENQFPRGPECLVVPGVEGQVDLRSALVALAARGVNDVLVEAGPSLAGAFAQQGLVDEYVIFVAGKFLGSAARPLLDWPLEKLADAPQLKITEMRAVGDDWRVTAIPLPAASV; translated from the coding sequence ATGAACCCACCTTCTGCTGAACAGGCAGTGCTCGACGCCCATTACATGGCCCGCGCCCTGGAACTTGCACGCAATGGCTTGTACACCACCCATCCCAACCCACGGGTAGGTTGCGTGATTGTGCGTGATGGGCAGATTGTCGGCGAAGGCTGGCATGTGCGTACCGGCGAGCCCCATGCCGAAGTGCATGCCCTGCGCGCAGCGGGTAACAAGGCTCGCGGTGCCACGGCCTACGTAACCCTTGAACCTTGCAGCCACTATGGTCACACCCCGCCGTGCGCCGATGCGTTGGTAAGCGCCGGGTTGGCGCGGGTGGTTGCGGCGATGCAGGACCCTAACCCGGAAGTCGCCGGGCGCGGCATGCAGCGTCTGGCCCAGGCCGGGATCGAGGTACGCAGCGGTGTATTGGAAGGTGAAGCCAGGGCCCTCAACAAGGGTTTCCTCAAGCGCATGGAACACGGCCTGCCGTTTGTGCGGGTTAAATTGGCGATGAGCCTGGACGGTCGCACCGCGATGGCCAGCGGCGAAAGCCAATGGATCACCGGCCCCGCCGCCCGCGCCGCGGTACAGCGCCTGCGCGCCGAGGCCAGCGTGGTGCTGACGGGCGCCGACACAGTGTTGGCGGACGGTGCGCGCTTGACCGTACGCGCCGCCGAGCTCGGCCTGGACGAAGCCACGACTGCCCTGGCGATGTCGCGCCCGCCGTTGCGCGTGCTGATCGATGGCCGCTTGCGCGTGCCGCTCAATGCGCCGTTCTTCAAGGCCGGCCCGGCGTTGGTCATCACGTGCGTGACCGCGGAAAACCAGTTCCCCCGTGGCCCCGAGTGCCTGGTGGTGCCGGGCGTCGAGGGCCAGGTCGACCTGCGCTCAGCACTGGTTGCGCTGGCTGCCCGCGGCGTCAATGACGTGCTGGTAGAAGCCGGCCCAAGCCTGGCGGGCGCGTTCGCCCAGCAAGGCCTGGTGGATGAATACGTGATATTCGTCGCCGGCAAGTTCCTTGGCTCCGCCGCCCGGCCTTTGCTGGACTGGCCGCTTGAGAAACTCGCCGACGCCCCCCAACTCAAGATCACTGAAATGCGCGCTGTTGGCGACGACTGGCGAGTCACTGCCATCCCGCTCCCCGCAGCGAGCGTATAA
- a CDS encoding cobalamin-binding protein → MRCHWLAFLLLALSAQALAAERVISLAPSLSEIVAELGAADLLVGVLDGGDRPAALAQVPSVGRYGQLDMERLLSLKPDLILLWPGSVGPAQREQLQRLNIPVYVAEPHSLEQLTTQVQAIAEQLGRPEAGRQLAAQLRQRLAELRQRYQRAEPLRVFYQVWNQPLYTVGGGQIISDALSVCGTRNVFDDLTLPAPQVNIESVLQRDPELILVGDQAQKEAWKVWPSMATRVRVVPDKGLERPSGQMLEAVARLCQVIAPDL, encoded by the coding sequence ATGAGGTGTCACTGGCTGGCGTTCCTGCTGCTGGCATTGAGTGCCCAGGCGTTGGCTGCCGAACGCGTGATCAGCCTGGCGCCATCGCTGTCTGAAATCGTCGCTGAACTGGGCGCTGCCGACCTGCTGGTGGGCGTGCTCGACGGCGGCGATCGCCCGGCAGCCTTGGCGCAAGTACCGTCGGTGGGGCGTTACGGCCAACTGGACATGGAGCGCCTGCTCAGTCTCAAGCCCGACCTGATCCTGCTGTGGCCCGGCAGTGTCGGCCCGGCCCAGCGTGAGCAGTTGCAGCGCCTGAACATTCCGGTGTACGTCGCCGAACCCCACAGCCTTGAACAACTCACCACCCAAGTGCAGGCCATCGCCGAACAATTAGGTCGGCCTGAAGCCGGTCGGCAGTTGGCTGCACAGTTGCGCCAGCGCCTGGCCGAACTGCGTCAGCGTTATCAGCGGGCCGAACCGTTGCGGGTGTTCTACCAAGTGTGGAACCAGCCGCTGTACACCGTGGGCGGCGGGCAGATCATCAGTGATGCCTTGAGTGTGTGCGGCACGCGCAATGTGTTTGACGACCTCACGCTGCCCGCGCCGCAGGTGAATATCGAGTCGGTGTTGCAGCGTGATCCCGAGTTGATTCTGGTGGGGGATCAGGCGCAGAAGGAGGCCTGGAAGGTCTGGCCGTCGATGGCGACGCGGGTGCGGGTGGTTCCGGACAAAGGCCTGGAGCGGCCCAGTGGGCAGATGTTGGAGGCGGTGGCGAGGTTGTGTCAGGTGATTGCACCTGACCTGTGA
- a CDS encoding MFS transporter: MTRGQVKRRLSFNWWQYLALALLPLFVINLVFGKAQSLLPVLAMPFFIAGVASMFLSLRYFNGYKHALIATSKALDTPEEPAAWITLAARRRAALLVAAVPAWIGALAVFVGLEAVPLFLLVLSTLVLFYLYRIPRQLG, encoded by the coding sequence GTGACTCGTGGCCAGGTGAAACGGCGACTGTCCTTCAATTGGTGGCAGTACCTGGCGCTGGCGCTGCTCCCTTTGTTCGTGATCAACCTGGTATTTGGCAAGGCCCAGTCCTTGCTGCCGGTGCTCGCCATGCCGTTCTTTATTGCCGGCGTGGCCTCGATGTTCCTCAGCCTGCGCTACTTCAACGGCTATAAACATGCGTTGATCGCGACCTCCAAAGCCCTCGATACCCCCGAAGAACCGGCTGCCTGGATTACCTTGGCGGCGCGTCGGCGCGCGGCGTTGCTGGTTGCCGCCGTGCCAGCCTGGATCGGTGCGTTGGCGGTGTTTGTCGGCCTTGAAGCCGTGCCGCTGTTCCTGCTGGTGCTATCGACACTCGTGCTGTTTTACCTCTACCGCATCCCCCGTCAATTGGGATGA
- the nusB gene encoding transcription antitermination factor NusB, producing the protein MISDESDRFNPRDERPADAGKPSKNEKRRAARQLATQALYQRQMAGASLNEIEAQFRVDNDFTFADLPYFHDILHGVYAHLSEIDTALAPCLDLTIEELDPVELCVMRLSTWELLYRVDVPYRVVINEGIELAKVYGSTDGHKFVNGVLDKLAPRLREAEVKAYKR; encoded by the coding sequence GTGATTTCCGACGAGAGCGATCGTTTCAACCCACGCGACGAGCGTCCAGCCGACGCCGGTAAGCCGTCTAAGAACGAGAAGCGTCGCGCTGCTCGTCAACTGGCCACCCAGGCGCTGTATCAGCGTCAGATGGCGGGCGCCTCGCTGAACGAAATCGAAGCGCAGTTTCGCGTCGACAACGATTTCACCTTCGCCGACCTGCCGTACTTCCACGACATCCTGCACGGTGTGTATGCGCACCTGAGCGAGATCGACACGGCCCTGGCACCTTGCCTGGACCTGACCATCGAAGAACTGGACCCGGTTGAACTGTGCGTGATGCGCCTGTCCACCTGGGAACTGCTGTATCGCGTCGATGTGCCGTACCGCGTAGTGATCAACGAAGGCATCGAACTGGCGAAAGTCTACGGTTCGACCGACGGCCACAAGTTCGTCAACGGCGTGCTCGACAAGCTGGCCCCGCGCCTGCGTGAAGCCGAAGTGAAGGCGTACAAGCGCTAA